Below is a window of Desulfuromonadales bacterium DNA.
AAGAGCCTTCTTGAGCCTGGGAAATAGTCGAGCAGAAGCTGATGCCTGTATACTCCAAATGCTGTGGGTGAAGGAACGGCCATGAAAATCGACAAAGGCAAAAGCCTGTCAGCTGCCACCGAACTGCGCCGCCAGGCGGAAGAGCGGTTGCGGGCGAAGGCGGAGGATCTGCACCCACCACGGTCCGGGGCAGAGGCCCAGCGGCTCCTGCATGAACTCGAGGTCCACCAGATTGAGCTGGAGATGCAGAATGCCGAGCTGCGCCGAGGCCGGGAGGAGCTTGAGCTGTCGCGGAACAGGTATGCCGAACTCTATGACTTTGCTCCCGTCGGCTATTTCACTTTTGATGCACGCGGCTTGATCCGCGAGGTGAACCTTGCCGGCGCCCAACTGCTGGGGATAGAGAGGCGACGGCTGGTCAATAAACCCTTCAGCAGTTTTATTGCCGACGCAGACGGGAGGGCGCTCTTTTCCAGTCACCTCGAAGCGATTTCACAAAACCAGGGCATGCAGCAATGTGAAGTCGACTTGAAGAGAGAAGACGGACTCACACTCCATGCTCAGCTGCAGAGCCTGATGGCGGGAAATATCGACGACCAGGTCGACTATATTCATACCACGATCATCGACGTCACCGATCGCCGGCGGGCGGAAGACACGCTGCAAAAGGCCCATGGCGAACTGGAGCAGAAGGTAAAGGAACGGACGCAGGAGCTGGTCAGAACGAACGAACAGCTCCTGCGGGAGATCGAGGAGCGCAAGAGCACGGAAGCCGCGCTGCGGAGCGCGAATGCGGAAATCAAAGGGCTTTCGGATCGACTGCGGGCGGAGAACATCCACCTGCAGCAGGAGGTCGCCAGGGAAAACAACTTCGGCGAGATCATTGGTCAAAGTAATGCCATCTCGTACGTATTCTTCCGGGTCGAGCAGGTGGCGCCGCAGGATGCGACCGTGCTTCTCCTGGGCGAAACCGGCACCGGCAAGGGCATGATCGCCCGAGCCATCCACAGCCGCAGCGCCCGCAAGGACCGGCCGATGATCACGGTCAACTGCTCGTCGCTGCCGGCAAACCTCATCGAAAGCGAGCTCTTCGGGCGGGAAAAGGGGGCGTTCACCGGGGCCAATGCCCGGCAGATGGGACGCTTCGAGCTGGCCGACGGCGGCACCATATTCCTCGACGAAATCGGCGAAATGCCGCTGGAGCTGCAGTGCAAGCTGCTCAGGGTCCTTCAGGACGGCGAGTTCGAGCGGCTGGGCAACCCCCGCACCATCAAGGTCGATGTCCGGATCATCGCCGCCAGCAACCGCAATCTGGAGGAAGAGATCCGCGCCGGGCGGTTCCGGGAAGACCTGTTCTACCGGCTCAGTGTTTTCCCCATCACCATCCCGCCCCTGCGGCAGCGCAAGGAAGACATCCCGCTGCTCGTCCATTATTTTGTCGGCAAATACAACAAGAAAATCGGCAGGCAGATCGAGACCGTGGCAACGGAAACCCTGAGCGCCCTCCAGGAATACCACTGGCCAGGCAACGTGCGGGAGCTGGAAAATGTCATCGAGCGGGCGGTCATCACCAGCCAGGGGCCCGCGCTCCAGGTCCTGGACCGGTTCGATACCTTCCGGGATCCGGGAGGTGAGCAGGATATCAAAGCCCTCGCCGACCTGGAACGCGACCACATTCTCCAGGTGCTGCAGAAAACCGGTTGGCGCATCGAGGGGGAAAAAGGGGCGGCGACTATCCTTGGTCTCAATCCCAGTACTCTTCGCGCCCGAATGCGAAAATACGGACTCCGCCGTCACTAGCTGAAATCGTGTTTATTCAGTGTGTTGTGCAGTTCGACCGCATAAACCAAAATTATTTACTGAATATGCCATCAACGCTCACAGCAGCGACTGATTGAGATGCCCTGAAGAAATGGCCGCAAAGGGAGATTGGTTCCTCACTACAGGTCCTTTGCACAGGCTACCAGGTCACGAGCGCGTTGAATCAAATAAAGAATTAACTGAAGTGCTTGACCGTCGCGTTGAGTCGCAGCTTTACATTGTGGATTATATGCTATAATTGACAATCGTTTTTGCAGTGGAGGGTAAATGGCGCAGGGGGTGTCACCACGGGTACTGGTAACAGGCGGAACCGGCTTTGTGGGAAGTCATCTTGTCGAACGACTCCTCCGGAACGGCTATTCCGTTACTTGTCTGGTGAGAGATCTGCGGCATCTGCGCTGGCTTGCGGGCATGGAGGTGCAACTCACACAGGGCGACTGTACTCAGCCCGAATCACTCGCTGCCGCTGTCCAGGGCGTCTCGCTCGTATTCCATTGCGCCGGACTTACCAAAGCCATACATGCCCGCGACTATTACCGCGTGAACCACCTCGGCACGAAGAATCTTTTGGCTGCGTGCGCGCGCCACAATCCCGGCCTGGACAAATTCATACAGGTGTCCAGTCAGGCGGCGGCAGGTCCGAGCCTGGACGGGCGACCGGTGGACGACGGTAATGCTCCCCATCCCGTGTCCGATTACGGCAGGAGCAAACTGCTTGCCGAAGAGGAAGTGCGCGGCTACAAAGATCGGCTACCTGTGGTGATTCTCCGCCCGACGAGCGTCTATGGGCCGAGGGATGTGGACGTATTCGAACTGTTCCGCTGGTCCAGTCGCGGCCTGACTCTCGAGATGACCGGCGGCGACCGGTATCTCAATCTGTGCTACATCGAAGACCTCACAGCGGCGCTGCTGCTCTCGGCCGAACACAGGACGCAGAGCGGCAGCGCCTATTTTGTTGCGGAGAACAGGTCCTACTCGTGGTCGGAATTCAGGTCCCTGCTGCTCTCTACGGGCGGGGTGAAGGCGCGCGCGATCAAAATTCCTTACGGAGCAGCCTACCTGATCGGCCTCGTTTCCGAAATCGGCAGCCTGTTCACCAAAAGGCCGGCACTTGCGAACCGACAGAAGGTGCGGGAAGCCGTGCAGCGCTACTGGCTGTGCGACGTGAGCAAAATCGAAAATGACCTCTGCTTCCAGGCGGAGTATCCCCTCCAGAAAGGGCTGGAACTTACATGGCAGTGGTACAGAAAGAACCAATGGCTGTAGTCGAGGCACCGGATCCGCTGCCGGCTCTTGAGACAAAGGTGCCGGATTTATTTGACAAATGCCGGAAGTACACGACCGCCAAAGAGGTTATGGCCGCCGGGCTGTATCCCTATTTTCACGTTGTGGAATCCGAGCAGAACCCCGAGGTGATTGTCGAGGGCAGGAAAATGCTCATGCTCGGGTCGAACAATTATCTCGGGCTCACCAGCCATCCGCAGGTGAAAGAGGCGGCCATCGCGGCCGTGCAGCAGTATGGCAGTGGCTGCGCAGGATCTCGCTTTCTCAACGGAACTCTCGACATCCATGTGCAACTCGAGGAGAAGCTTGCCGCGTTTTTCCGCAAGGAGGCGGCGCTCACTTTTTCCTCGGGATATCAAACCAATCTCGGGATCATCTCATCCCTCGCCGGCAAGCACGACGTGGTCGTCATCGACAAGCAAGACCACGCCAGCATCATCGACGCCTGCAGGCTATCCTTTGCCGAGGTCAAAAAGTTCAGGCATGACGACATGGGAAGCCTCGAATACATTCTCAAGGAAAGCGCTAACCATGGCAAACTCGTGGTCGTGGATGGCGTCTACAGCATGGAAGGGGATATAGCGCCGCTCCCCGACATCGTCACGCTGTGCAGGAAATACGGGGCGCGGCTTATGGTGGACGACGCTCACGGCATCGGGGTGCTCGGCACGACCGGACGCGGAACGGTGGAACACTTCGGGCTGGAGCAGGAAGTCGACCTCATCATGGGCACCTACAGCAAGTCCCTGGCTTCCATCGGCGGCTTCGTCGCGGCCAGCGAAGAGGTGATTCATTACATGAAGCACACCTCGCGGCCTCTCATGTTCTCCGCCAGCCCGCCGCCTGCGTCGGTAGCGTCCGTCGTCGCGGCGCTGGATATCCTCGACCGGGAACCGGAGCGGCGGGAGCGGCTCTGGCACAGCACGAACAAGATGATGCAGGCCTTCAAACAGATGGGCTACGATACGGGCAATGCCGAAACGCCCATCATTCCGCTCGTCATCGGTGAGATGGAGCGAACGTTCCTGATGTGGAAGACCTTGTATGACGCCGGGGTGTTCGTGAACCCCGTCATCCCGCCGGCGACGACGCCCGGCAGATGCCTCATCCGCACGAGCTACATGGCAACCCATACCGACGAGATGCTCGACCGGGCGCTCGACATGATCGAGAAGGCCGGCAGAGAACTCGGCGTTATCCCTTAGCCGATCGATGGGTGGGACAGTGGACATCGAAGAGGTCAACGGCACGGCCGGCATGCACGAATTCATCCGCTTCCCGTGGAAAGTGTACCAGGGCAACCCCAACTGGGTACCGCCGCTCAGGAACGAAGTAGAATCCCTCCTGAGCGAAAAGAGGAACCCTTTTTTCCAGCACGCCGAAGCCGCCTGTTTCCTCGCGCGCAAGAACGGAGAAACAGTCGGCAGGATCGCCGCGATAATCGACCGCAACCACATCCAATACCATAATGAGCGAACCGGATTTTTCGGTTTCTTCGAATGCCTTGCCGATTGTGCCGTCGCCCGGGAACTTCTGGATACGGCGGCGAAATGGCTCAAAGCGCGCGATATCGAGATCATGCGGGGCCCGATGAACCCGTCGACCAACTACGAGTGCGGGTTTCTTCTCGAAGGCTTCGATTCCCCGCCGATGGTCATGATGACCTACACGCCGGCATACTACCTCGACTACATGGAGCGCTGCGGCCTGACCACGGCGCGCAACCTCTACGCCTACATAACCGTCATCCGGGACGTCGCGGCGGGGGGCAGGCTGGAGAGGCTGGCAGCGGCCGTCAAGGCGCGCGTCCCGGGGCTCACCGTGCGACCGGCGAACATGCGGCAGTTCCCGCGAGAGGTGGAAGCGGTAAAAGAGGTATACAACTCCGCCTGGAACCATAACTGGGGCTTTGTGCCCATGACCGACGCGGAGACCGTGGCCCTGGCGAAAAGGCTCAAACCTCTCATCGTGCCGGAACTGATGATCATGGCCGAAGTCAACGGGAAGCCAGCGGCGTTCTTCGTTGCCGTGCCGGATTACAACCAGGTCCTGGGGAAGCTGAACGGCGCGCTCGGGCCCGTGGAGATCGCGAAATTCCTGTGGTATTCCCGGAAGATCAACGCCATCCGCGTGATGGCCATGGGCGTGTCGGCGGAGTTTCGAAAAAAGGGGCTCGAGGGCCTGCTTTATCTCGAATCCTTCAAGGCGGCCGTGAAGAAAGGTTACGAGCGGGCGGAGTTTTCGTGGATTCTCGAGGACAACATCCTGATGCAGCGCGGCTGTGAGCTCATGGGCGGCAAGCTCTACAAAAAATACCGTATCTATGAAAAGAAAATTTCATGAATCGTCCTGGCAGGAAGTTTTATCGTCTCGCGGGCGGCCTGGGGCTGATTTTTTCATCGCCCGGATAGCCGGTTCCATTGCGAGCAGTCGCTGCAGGCCCGCTGCCAGCGCTATGGTCAAACCCGTCAAGGCGATCCCCGCAATCACGTCGATGACGTAGTGATAGCGAAGATAGACCGTCGAGATGAGCAGTCCCGTTACCACTGGAACAAAAACCGCAAAAAGCTTTTTCTCCCGTTCTTTCCATGCGTAATAAAGGCACATGAGCGAAACGGCTGTATGGCCGCTCGGAAAGGCGTCAGTCTTGTTTTTTTCGAGAGCGTTCAGAGCCCCCTGAATGGTTTCAATCAACGGGTACAACTGCAGGTCCCCGGTCTGCAGGTGGCTGAGAGTAAAGCGGGGGCCGATAGCCGGGACGAGCAGATAGCCGACGTAGGAGAGATAGAAGCAGAGCAGGATGCCGAACAGGACCTCTTCGAACGCCCCGAACCTGCCCTTGGCAATGAGCACGACTCCGAGCGAGAGGGGGATGAAATAGTAACTGATATAGGCGAACTGGAGGAGAGCCGAAAGAGTCGGCCTGATCCACCGTTCCATCCAGACCGTCGGGTGAACGCCGAACATCGAATGATCGACGGCGATAAGGAAGTCATCGAAGGTCGTCGCATGAATGCTGGCGATGAGCTCCCCCAGACTGTTGAAAACAATGGAGACCGTCATCACCGTGATGACAACGGAAAGGTAGAACCCCTTCTTTGCCGTACCCACCCGGGTGCGATACGCGGCAGCCGCCAGGACCGCAACGACCAACGCCGCGTAGGTTGCAAAAAGTCCGGCCCACGCCGGGTTCGCCGGCGCGGAGAAAACCGCAAGGCCGGAGAGCATGGCAAGAAAAAAAATCGTCAGCAGATCGGAGGGTCTCAGGACAGGTTGCATAGTGGTTGATATTTACACTCCCTTCGGCGAAATTGCAATTGCATCATCCATTCCCGGGGACTTCCTGTCTTCGGCATTCCCAAGTCCGGCAGACACCTGAAATTGGGTTAACATATCGCTGGGAAGGATTATGGCCGGAATAGAGATTATTGCTGTGGAAGGGAGATCGGCCTTAAAGGACTTCATTGACCTGCCATGGAGTATCTATGCTGCATACCCCAGGTGGATTCCTCCCCTGAAGAAAGAGGTTCGCCGAATACTGGACCCCCACAGCCACCCTTTCTGGGAGTTTTCCGAGCGCATCCTTTTTCTGGCCCGACGCGGTTCGGAGACGGTGGGCAGAATCGCCGGCATCATCGATCGCCATTCTAACCAGGTTCACAACGAAAAGATGGGCGTCTGGGGATTTTTCGAATGCGCTGACGATCCGGAGGCTGCGGCAGCGCTCTTCGCTTCCGTAGAGACGTGGGTTCGCCAGAAAGGGATGGCCTTCCTGCGAGGGCCGCTCAGCCCTTCGATGAATTACGAGTCGGGATTGCTCATCGAGGGCTTCGATTATCCGCCGGTTGTGGGGATGGCATATAACCCGCCGTATTACCTGCAGCTGGTCGAGTCGTGCGGCTTCACCAAGGAGAAGGACCTGCTGGCCTTCCTGATCGATGGCGAGTACAGGCTGCCGGACTGGATGGAGCGACTTGCTGAACGGACCGCGCAAAAAAAGGGCGTCCGCATCAGGCAAGTCGATCCGAAGCGTTTGGATGCCGAATTCGCCCTGATCAGGGAAATCTACAATGACTCCTGGTCCGGCAACTGGGGGTTCGTGCCTCTGACCGCTAACGAGATGCGGGGCATCCAGAAAAGCGTGCAGCCCTTTGCCGACCCGGAGCTGGTGTTCTTCATGTATTATGATGATGAACCGGCGGCGGTGTGCGTGATCTTTCCTGACGTCAACCCGCTGCTCAAACGCCTCAACGGTCGGATCGGCCTGTCGGGTCTGCTCAAGGCGCTCCTCTATCGGCGGGAAATCAAGGGACTAAGGTTGCTGATGTTCGGGATCAAGGAGAAATATCGACAGCTTGGGCTCCCCATGCTGGCCTTCCACCATATCTATGCGGTTGCCAGGGAAAACAAGAACTATCGGAATCTGGAAATGGGCTGGACCCTGGAGGATAACGAATCGATCAACGCTCTGATCGAGGAAGCAGGCGCCAAAAGATACAAGAAATATCGAATTCTCAGAAAACCCCTATGAAGAGAAAAACCGCCGAGGAAGAGGGCCAAGGGGCTCTGCTCACCGTGATGCGGTGGCTCGCGGGGGTTGCAATCAAATGCTCCCGCCGCAAGCCCAGGCTCTTCGCGCCGGCACAACCCGATGGCTGGAGTGCGCAGCCGATCGCGATCGGGCGCCGCTTTGCCCCCGATGCCGACCTCGATCCCGCCACCGGGATCCCCGTGGGCGACGCGGGCTATTACCTCTATATCCTGAATGAAGCGGCCAACTGGGACTACAGCACGACGGACTCGCTGCTCTTCTCCATCTGGCAGCGTCCATGGGGGCACAGCTGGCTCATCCTGGAAAGTCCCGAGGGGCGCCTGGAATTCGGCCATACCGGTGACCTGGGGCAAGTAAAGCCGCGGTATCATGCCGGCGCGTTTCAGCGAATTCGCGAGGGCCATTCCGATCCGATCGCGTACTTGTGGCAGACGAGGTCTGATGGCAGATTCCAGACCGGCCAGCCCAATCGCCCCCCCACGTTCGTCTGGCGGATGCCGATTACCCGCCGTCGGCATCAACGGATCCATGAATCAGTGCTGCAGCGGACATACGACCAGTTCGGCTTGCGGACCGACAACTGCACCGATATGGTGGTGGCGACGGCGGCGCTGGCAGGCATCCACCTGACCCACCGCATCCGCCTCACCGGGCCGCAGGAAGTGAAGATTTGGGGCCGCAAACGGCGGATTTGGACGGATCCCCAATACCGCATACTGGATTACAGTACGCCCGACGTGCTGGAAACGGACCTGCGCCATTTGGCCCAATTGGGAATCGGCAGCGATGTGACCGAATGGTACCTGGCTTCGCAGTGGCGACGATCGCGCAGAGACGTGGGCGTATCGAGTGACACCGAACCAATGGGCGAATTGTCATGAACAGGAGTAAGAATGGTTTTGCAGCTCAGTTCTGACCTGGCGGCCGAGCATCGGGTTTCCCTCATCGCTTTCGTCTGGCGGCCGCAGGAGATCACCCCGGCGCTGCTGCAAATGGCCCAGCGAACCGGGAGCCGAGCCATCTTCGATTTTTCCATGACTGATGTGGACGAGCTACGCTCTTGTTTGCGAATGGCGGACCCGGCCGGCCACGTCAGGGATATCAAGATTTCGTTCCCTGCCTTCCTTGACTCAGCCTTGGAGCCGTTACTGAGGGAAACCGGGGTGCAAAACATTTGGGTCGAGTGCCACCCCCTGTTCATGCAAGGCAATCCTCTCCTCTTTCTCCAGAGATTGCGGGAACTATCGGCCACCTGCCGTTGCTTTCCAATCACGGGCGACATCGATTTCCTGGCCGCATTGATCAAGGAGAACCCGGGCGTCGGGCGCATCGTCCTGAAGGGCTGCGAAGCCTCCGGATTCGTCGGCGCCGAGACGACCACGGCTCTCTATTCGATGCTCATGGCGATGCTGCCCGCACCGGCAAAGTCCCTCGACATCCTCCTCTGGGGAGGCGTCGCCACCCCCGAAGCGGCCGCGGCATTTCTGGCGACCGGAGCGGCCGGGATCGTTTTCGAGAGCCTCCACTGGCTGACCGACAGGGTTGCCATCGACGAGGTTCAGCGCCAGCGGCTTGCCAGGCTCCGCCTGGATTCTACTGATTTGGTCGGCGTGAACCTGCAGGTTCCCTGTCGCCTTTTCAACAAGGGAAACTCGCTGGCGTTCAAGGAGATCAGGTCTTTCGAAGACTCGCTGTTCGGAGCAAAGGACCGGGGGGAAAGCCGCCGCGCCTTCGTAAGCCAGGTGCAGTCCAGGTCCCTTCACCCCCTGGAGAGCCAGTTCGGTCCGGACGAAGTCGTTCCTCTGGGTGTGGAGGCAGCCTTCGCCGCATCGTTCGTCGAGCGTTTCGGCGTCGGAACCGAGGCGGCCGTGCAAGCCTTCATGGAGGAAATCCGCCGCCTGTGCCGCCAGGCTGAGACAAAAAAGGATGGCTTTCTCGACAGCCCGGCAGCTGCAGAGATGGGAACCCGCTACCCCTTTGTCCAGGGCGCCATGTCCTGGATCACCGATATCCCGGAGTTTGCCGCACGCGTCGCCGATGCCGGTGGCTTGCCCACCATCGCCCTTGGCCTGATGGACGCCGAGACCCTCGACCGGAAGCTGGGACGCCTGCCGGAGACCATGGGCGGGCGCCCTTATGCCCTGAATGTCGTCACTTTGGCGGAAAACCCGTTCCGGGAGATCCATCTGGCCTGGATCAAGAAGCAGAGACCGCGCTTTGTCGTGATCGCAGGGGGCGATCTCTCCCATATAAGAGAACTGATCGAATGCGGTCTGGAGGTCATTTACATCGCGCCTGATGCTGCGCTGTTGCGGCTCGCCCTTGAGGCGGGCGCGAAATACGTGGTCTGCGAGGGGTATGAAGCCGGCGGCCACGTCGGGCAGCATAGCACGCTCACCCTGGCGCAAATGGTGCTGGAGCTCAAGCGTCGCACGCCCTCCCTGTTCCAAAGCTGCCGGGTGATTCTTGCCGGGGGTATTTTCAATCGGCAGACCGCATTCATCGCCGCCATGCTCGGCGCCGACGCCATCCAGATGGGCACCGCCTACCTGGCCACCCGGGAGATCGTTGAAACGGGGGCCCTGACGGCCCTCTATCAACGGTTGGTCCTGGAATCGCCGCCGGGAGGTACCGTCGTTTCAGGCAAGGAAACCGGACTTCGGGTGCGGTCCCTGCGGACCCCGAGAACGGAAACGGTTCTATCCCTGGAGAGGGATTTTGCCGCGGATGACCAGGGCGAAGCCGTTTTCCGGACGCGGATGGAGGAAATGACGGCGAGGAGCCTGTTCATCGCGGCCCGCGGCATGGACAGGTCGGGCAAGACGCCTCTGGATGAGCAGACGTGCCTGGAACGCGGGCAGTTCATGAGCGGGTCCTGCGCCGCCCCCATCCGTACGATCAGCAGCCTGCAGGCTTTGCACCGCGAGCTGGTCGAAGGGCCGCTCCTGCTTCAGCAGCCCGTTGTCGGGGAACTCGGGGCCGGCGGGGAACCTTCAGCCGCGACGCCGCTGTCCATGGAAAAACCCTCTCCCACGGTCGGCTATGGACAACAGCGCGTCGCTCCCCCCGGGTACGCGCAGGACAGGATTGCCATCACCGGGATGAGCATCATCAATGCCCTGGGAAAGAGTCCGGAGGACGTCTGGGCCGCCAGCCT
It encodes the following:
- a CDS encoding sigma 54-interacting transcriptional regulator — protein: MKIDKGKSLSAATELRRQAEERLRAKAEDLHPPRSGAEAQRLLHELEVHQIELEMQNAELRRGREELELSRNRYAELYDFAPVGYFTFDARGLIREVNLAGAQLLGIERRRLVNKPFSSFIADADGRALFSSHLEAISQNQGMQQCEVDLKREDGLTLHAQLQSLMAGNIDDQVDYIHTTIIDVTDRRRAEDTLQKAHGELEQKVKERTQELVRTNEQLLREIEERKSTEAALRSANAEIKGLSDRLRAENIHLQQEVARENNFGEIIGQSNAISYVFFRVEQVAPQDATVLLLGETGTGKGMIARAIHSRSARKDRPMITVNCSSLPANLIESELFGREKGAFTGANARQMGRFELADGGTIFLDEIGEMPLELQCKLLRVLQDGEFERLGNPRTIKVDVRIIAASNRNLEEEIRAGRFREDLFYRLSVFPITIPPLRQRKEDIPLLVHYFVGKYNKKIGRQIETVATETLSALQEYHWPGNVRELENVIERAVITSQGPALQVLDRFDTFRDPGGEQDIKALADLERDHILQVLQKTGWRIEGEKGAATILGLNPSTLRARMRKYGLRRH
- a CDS encoding NAD-dependent epimerase/dehydratase family protein, which produces MAQGVSPRVLVTGGTGFVGSHLVERLLRNGYSVTCLVRDLRHLRWLAGMEVQLTQGDCTQPESLAAAVQGVSLVFHCAGLTKAIHARDYYRVNHLGTKNLLAACARHNPGLDKFIQVSSQAAAGPSLDGRPVDDGNAPHPVSDYGRSKLLAEEEVRGYKDRLPVVILRPTSVYGPRDVDVFELFRWSSRGLTLEMTGGDRYLNLCYIEDLTAALLLSAEHRTQSGSAYFVAENRSYSWSEFRSLLLSTGGVKARAIKIPYGAAYLIGLVSEIGSLFTKRPALANRQKVREAVQRYWLCDVSKIENDLCFQAEYPLQKGLELTWQWYRKNQWL
- a CDS encoding pyridoxal phosphate-dependent aminotransferase family protein, yielding MAAGLYPYFHVVESEQNPEVIVEGRKMLMLGSNNYLGLTSHPQVKEAAIAAVQQYGSGCAGSRFLNGTLDIHVQLEEKLAAFFRKEAALTFSSGYQTNLGIISSLAGKHDVVVIDKQDHASIIDACRLSFAEVKKFRHDDMGSLEYILKESANHGKLVVVDGVYSMEGDIAPLPDIVTLCRKYGARLMVDDAHGIGVLGTTGRGTVEHFGLEQEVDLIMGTYSKSLASIGGFVAASEEVIHYMKHTSRPLMFSASPPPASVASVVAALDILDREPERRERLWHSTNKMMQAFKQMGYDTGNAETPIIPLVIGEMERTFLMWKTLYDAGVFVNPVIPPATTPGRCLIRTSYMATHTDEMLDRALDMIEKAGRELGVIP
- a CDS encoding phosphatase PAP2 family protein; the protein is MQPVLRPSDLLTIFFLAMLSGLAVFSAPANPAWAGLFATYAALVVAVLAAAAYRTRVGTAKKGFYLSVVITVMTVSIVFNSLGELIASIHATTFDDFLIAVDHSMFGVHPTVWMERWIRPTLSALLQFAYISYYFIPLSLGVVLIAKGRFGAFEEVLFGILLCFYLSYVGYLLVPAIGPRFTLSHLQTGDLQLYPLIETIQGALNALEKNKTDAFPSGHTAVSLMCLYYAWKEREKKLFAVFVPVVTGLLISTVYLRYHYVIDVIAGIALTGLTIALAAGLQRLLAMEPAIRAMKKSAPGRPRDDKTSCQDDS
- a CDS encoding beta-ketoacyl synthase N-terminal-like domain-containing protein — protein: MVLQLSSDLAAEHRVSLIAFVWRPQEITPALLQMAQRTGSRAIFDFSMTDVDELRSCLRMADPAGHVRDIKISFPAFLDSALEPLLRETGVQNIWVECHPLFMQGNPLLFLQRLRELSATCRCFPITGDIDFLAALIKENPGVGRIVLKGCEASGFVGAETTTALYSMLMAMLPAPAKSLDILLWGGVATPEAAAAFLATGAAGIVFESLHWLTDRVAIDEVQRQRLARLRLDSTDLVGVNLQVPCRLFNKGNSLAFKEIRSFEDSLFGAKDRGESRRAFVSQVQSRSLHPLESQFGPDEVVPLGVEAAFAASFVERFGVGTEAAVQAFMEEIRRLCRQAETKKDGFLDSPAAAEMGTRYPFVQGAMSWITDIPEFAARVADAGGLPTIALGLMDAETLDRKLGRLPETMGGRPYALNVVTLAENPFREIHLAWIKKQRPRFVVIAGGDLSHIRELIECGLEVIYIAPDAALLRLALEAGAKYVVCEGYEAGGHVGQHSTLTLAQMVLELKRRTPSLFQSCRVILAGGIFNRQTAFIAAMLGADAIQMGTAYLATREIVETGALTALYQRLVLESPPGGTVVSGKETGLRVRSLRTPRTETVLSLERDFAADDQGEAVFRTRMEEMTARSLFIAARGMDRSGKTPLDEQTCLERGQFMSGSCAAPIRTISSLQALHRELVEGPLLLQQPVVGELGAGGEPSAATPLSMEKPSPTVGYGQQRVAPPGYAQDRIAITGMSIINALGKSPEDVWAASLAMQSGITLVPPSRWDHSHFYDPRPQVSDRTYCNVGAFLDFQVSRTELGIPPQDFRSMTSATKLTLWLADKALRASGLLESGIPRERIAVIIAQNSGEAAGTLNSTIIRAYVRDILAAIKRAVPLTPEQERAIEQEVKSGRMAPDDTTLLGRLNCAAPGFICNRYGFKGPSFAVSAACSSSLVALYNAMQMIRNGIIDAAVVGGGEEDLTHLHYLEFAAVGALYGLSGRERPAPQTSRPFDAQRDGLVLGEGGGMLVIERENLARARGARIEAIVTGMGASNSWLGMVESASVTQELAIRASFQGLPYGPDAVDLVECHATSTRQGDVQEVRALKTFFKPSKRTVLTSLKSQIGHTLGASGINNLIRGTMAMQAGVFPATLNYEHPDPEMGLPGSGLLINTEPFAWKCRGNQPRRLQVNAFGFGGSNYVVQVEQAMDATDTVMVCPNQASSLAAAPGIDPAPVQGISFFRTELDGSDYRLAVVAESASEALTRSERSLSQAEAGSGSPKALRSLAQQGIFLRREDAPVLPLAFVFPGQGSQYAGMGQELYESFPVIKEWLDRAAAAADFDLLHLMFHDREENLQKTRWQQPALFAMEHAMARQLISLGIQPVAMAGHSLGELTALCLAGVFSVEDGFRIVNQRAICMDKAAVANVDPGVMAATDAPLELLQEMLQGRDALHISNINSP